Genomic segment of Populus nigra chromosome 14, ddPopNigr1.1, whole genome shotgun sequence:
caaatgttaaaataaaaggctaatatttttttttataaaagtaaaagacATATAATTTTGCAAATATTTAATCCCAACatcttcttctaatttatttatttttatttttttattctaaaagttattttttataaagacaCCATGCAAATATagtatatttatatgaaaaaactaaagataaattaaaataatctcttcaaaacattatatatatatatataattgaaaaataactactattaaaaaaatgaacgagacaatttaaaaaaaataaaaaaaagacattaatttaaatttaaataaaaaactaatacaaatttaaaaacatataaaaaaaagggcgGGTCCATTTTAAAAAGCCAGCAATTAATTTTTCCCTTGTCACATGTCATTCacctctttcttttaaaaaaaataaaggcagaGCATGCATCATTTACATGCCCAATTTTTGATCACCGGAGAGgagattaatgtttttttactaataaattgatttttaatttaattttcacttaaaaatacttaataaaCATCCTTATGATatcaataaaacaatatataaactCAAAACATCTCTAAACTTATTAGAAACACAAGGTcaagtcatgaaaaaaaatattttcgcACTTACAATCAACTTAATGGAATTCTATTAGTTGAATAAGACATGTtgacatcaaaaatatttttttttcatggctaAAATATGACCGGCTAATGATTTTTTGCTCTCCTTACCATAATACACCGACTTCCTATCTGCCTTTGCAAAACATAGTAGCAAAAAGTGATGAAAATTAAGTCTTGTACTGAAATGATAAATTGATAAACTATAAGGACTGAAAATGATATTTGCCAAAGCCCAAGgcaaaaaatagcaaaatggCATTGGACAAACTATGCATTTTTTGGACAaataatgtatatatattttaaactatGCATCGtggtcatttttgttttttgtttttcctttgtaGGTCCTAAACTTGATACAAAATCAATgataatagatttttttgacAGCGtaataactatttaaaaataaaccataacAATTTCTCATAATTAAACAAACAATGAGCTGTCAAAgtataaagtaaaaataaaataaaattgaggcattgaaataaataatgtaaaACGCAAATTACATGAGGCTTATTTTTAGAGAGTCCACAATTAAAATGACATGaggcttatttatttttttaatttaataataatttaacttggtttaatttaataattttaatttaatttataaaaaggtGACAGTACTATATTGTATCATTAAGTTTGCATTTATTAATATGTtacatgttatttatataaaagtgtttttaagttaataatatattaaaataatatttttttagatttttttttaattttaaacataaatatatctaaaccttaaaaaaacatttgagacaaaaaaatattttaaaacgaaCTTCTACCATAATTTAGTTGTTAAACCTAGCACCACCACTtggaaggaaaggaaaggaagaaacTAGCAGACCGTAAAACCCTAGTAGCTTCCCAACCCCAACCCCAACCCCCTCTCCATCGTCACAAATAATCAGCACATCTTGGAAAAACATCCTGAAAAAAGGAAATGGTTCGCAgcataaaaaatccaaagaaggcaaagagaaagagcaaggtttccatcattttttttaacagtcaattcattcattcattcattcaactgggattcctttttttttctcatgctCAACAAAATTCTCTTGTCTTTTCCTGTTTTGctaatatattttacttaaattACTCACAGAAAGGAGATgggtcatcttcttcttcatcaataCCATCCATGCCAACGAAGGTTTGGCAACCCGGAGTTGACAACCTTGAAGAAGGTGAAGAACTTGAGTGTGACCCCACCGCTTACAATTCTCTTCACGCCTTTCACATTGGCTGGCCCTGCTTAAGGTTAATCCAAATCTTTCTTTAGTTGTTGAAAGTAGGCTTGATTGTAACGAGTTGTATATGTAATTAaagtttgaaaagaaaatacttgAACTTGAAGAGTAGGTAGTACTGGGCTAAcaagaaaagatagaaaatttttagagtgaattaatttaagatttttttatgtttattcttATGAGTTAAGTGATTGATTTGCTTTTGCAGTTTTGATGTTGTACGCGATTCACTTGGTTTGCTTCGGACTGATTTTCCACACTCTGTGTACTTTGTTGCTGGGACTCAGGtgataaatacattttttttactgttatgcataattattgtataaaaaatgatttatttttaacctaAAGGATTTGTTTCTGTTTATGTTTGAACTGAAGGTTGTGTTACTTAGTAAACTAGTGAACTTTTGCTTACATATAGGTACTATCAATATAAGTAAGAGAGAATGTTATATAAGGGGGCAAGCTTTAGGTATTATAGTAATTGAATGAAAAGGAGAAAactttaaaagatttatttggCGAATGTTGTTTCTGAGAGGCATAAATTGGGAAAATTATTGTGTTTTTctgaccttttattttatgctttaattgtATTTATGTATTTAGTGTTAATATCATTGATGCAGGCAGAGAATCCTGATTGGAACTCAATtggaatatttaaaatatctaatGTTTCTGGAAAAAGACGTGAATTGGTGCCCAGTAAAGCTACAGCCGGTGACTCTGACATGGATGCAGACAATAGTGATAGTGATAGTGATGAAGatagtgaagatgaagaagagggGGGATCTGCAGCACCAGTTTTGCAGGTAACATCTTGCACCTCTGTGTTTGTTACTTGTCTCGTCAAATCATggtctctctctttgttttttttttcccttttcaggatgcattttcatttttggatttttctttcacAGTTGCGCAAGGTTGCTCATGGTGGATGTGTTAATCGTATTCGTGCAATGATACAAAATCCCCATATATGTGCTTCTTGGTCAGATGCTGGTTATGTACAGGTTAGACTTCTATGCTTACCATCTAAAGAAGTTCTTCAAGATTCTCAATCTTTCTTGTTTCTGTATTCCCATCTCAAAGGCTTGTTTGATTATCAATTCTGAACTTAACATGTCATAGAATGGTGATAGTGGAGTTGTGAACATATCAGATTAGTGATAAAATTTTGATTCTGGGCTTCTGGCTCCTCTCTCATATGTTCTAAATCACAACCTTTTTTGCAGATATGGAACTTCAGCACTCATCTGAATGCTTTGGCAGAGTCAGAAACAGAAGTTCCCCGGGGAGGTTCTTCAGTTTTTAATCAAGCTCCATTATTTAACTTCAAAGGGCATAAAGATGAAGGCTATGCTATAGATTGGAGTCCTCGTGTCACTGGAAGGCTGGTAACTGGTACCGTGACTTTCTTTTATTCAGTAGCCTCTCACTCAAGGATCTTTAATGCTCTGCTGCATATTATGTAAAGTGTTCTAATGCTCTCAAAATCTTTTGAATGTATGAAGGTGATTGCAAGAGCTGTATTCACTTATGGGAGCCCACATCTGGTGCAACATGGAATGTTGATGCTACTCCATTTACTGGACATACTGCAAGCGTAGAAGATATACAAGTACACGATTTACTTCTAAATCCAATAAAACTTACACCTCTGAACTTTTCAATCTTTTAAACATTCTGGTTCCAACTTCAATTTATGCAGTGGAGTCCTACAGAAGATCATGTGTTTGCCTCTTGTTCTGTGGATGGGCATATTGCAATATGGGATGCGCGTCTGGGGAAGTCACCAGCTATTTCTTTCAAGGCACATAATGCAGATGTGAACGTGCTCTCATGGAACAGGTGTTTGAATCATTAAGATACCCCACTCATTGTCCATAGCAGCACCcttctgattttcttttatattactgATCTACCATGTGCATTAATTGTGATAGGCTGGCTAGTGTCATGTTGGCATCTGGAAGTGATGATGGAACATTTTCTATTCGTGATCTTAGATTGTTATCACCAAAATCGGTATGTTGTGTGTAATGTATGCTGTTACATCATTTTGTTTAAAGAATTTGAGTTCTCATAGCACATTTTCAGACcatgaaataatatttgttcTGCTTAGGTGTTCTCAATTTCCGTTAGTTTTTCAAGTGTTCCAGATCTGACATCTTTGGTCAATCTCCATTATTAGGAACTTTCCTAGTAttagtgttttgttttcttgtatgCCATTTGCTATCAATTTTCTAatggttttagggttttgtaCTTTCATAtgccattttctttttagatttctcTAGTTGTAATCTTATCAGCATATGTTTTATGGTGGCAGGAAGAGGATAAATCTTTAGTGGCACATTTTGATTACCATAAACGCCCCATCACATCCATTGAGTGGAGTCCACATGAAGCCTCCACATTGGCGGTGTCATCATCTGACAATCAATTAACGTAAGTAATAATACTCCACGCACAGAGCAACAGATGGAAAGCGAGTAAATAGGATGACCAATCCTAACATCAATGCATTTTGGCTCTTTTATCCAGAAACtgattcttttatttcctttaaattactAGAATATGGGATCTTTCTCTGGAAAAGGATGAGGAAGAGGAAGCAGAGTTCAAAGCTAAAACAAAAGAGCAAGTAAATGCCCCAGCAGATCTGCCCCCTCAACTTTTGTTTGTTCACCAGGTATGTTTTGTGAAACTCCCCTCATGCCAGGATATTAATCCAAAATGCTGCCAGTTCAGACCCTTGACTTGTTTTTGTACCATGAACAGGGACAAAAAGACTTGAAAGAACTTCATTGGCATGCTCAGATTCCGGGGATGATCGTGTCTACTGCCTCAGATGGCTTTAACATCTTGATGCCTTCGAACATACAGAGTACTCTCCCCTCTGAAGGTGCTTGAAAGTAAATTTTGTCAAAAGAAATCTGAGTTGGACGAACAGCTTGTGTTTGAATGGCATGGATGTCACAGAGAGTGGTTTGTCTCCTGCTTCTTTGCCCTCTCAATGTGCTTTCCTTCCACCTTTTAAGGACAGATTTTAGTTGCTAAACGTTCAAGGTTTCTTCAAAATGCAAGTGGCTtcaattttgtgttttatttattgctTATAAAGTTGTGGGTGAGTTTCACTTTACTAGCCTGGGAAAGAATAACTGCGTCTTCTAGTAATTCCCACGAACGGTATTTGTTTCCCaaaaccaaattaaagaaaGGAGTCATCATATATTTTTCAGTCTGTTAAGTTCATTTTTGATGAAGCAAGCAGTAATAAACTAATTTCTCAACAATTCTTGATTTAATCGGAATTACCTTGCTATTTAAAATTGGAAGGAACATTGTCAGGCAGCCAAGGAGGCATCTTCCGATCAGCACTAAATGAATATTTCATGGCTAGATCGGAAGATCCCAAATGGGCGAAGTACACTGGTTGTCTCTGTACATTCAACTGTGTTGATTTCTGTGCGCATCACGAAGCTTTCACTTTCGACACCTCTATAAACGGAAGCCCTAATAACCATTCCAGCTTGATGTCCACGTCTTCTCTTTTCCGGTGGATTGCAGATGAACCCACGTTGGAAGTTAGACTATTAATCCATTAATTCCGAAACTTAGATTGAACTGTTGCACCATTAGCTTCAGTGGCTTGTGTTTGGGCTGGTCTTTGAAGTGTGCGGCTGAATTAGCAGGGAATATCCATGGTGATTTTCGCAATGTTGTTATCATTATAATAGACAGGACAGGAGGCGGTCAGGGAAATAACATTAGTGGATAACCAGATTATTTAACGAGCTCTGGCAGCtgcttggataaaaaaaaaatctgaatgttaaaaaataatatttagattttcataaactttttggtattattatgaaatttaatataattgtttaaatttgaaaaatctcaATTCAACTATACTGTTGAAGTAACCAGCGGGATTTCAATTTTCACCTAAAGAGCTATGGGCCGATGCCTATTATTAGTGGGTTTCAATATAAAACACTTAACGGCCGATGTTTTTAAGCCCTTCAATCGAACCCCAATAAGTTGCTAGGCAAGCCGGTGCAAGGGGCGTTCCTCGACAAACTGTTTAGAAATTCAAttgaaaccatatttttaaaattttaacttttttttgttaatttttttatatattttcatattatttttatgtgttgatctcaaaaatatttttttttaaatgaaaaaaatatcattttaatatatttctaagtgaaaaatactttaaactataACTACTAACataattccaataaaaaaaaagaaaaaatgggaTAATAACATGTTATCTTTAAGGTcaggagtttttgtttttatattttatttattatttataaattcataagTTATTCATTGGGTTTTGAGTATCTACATGGATACTCATTatctactattatttattattcaataaaaaaataaaatggttaatatatatatatatattaaataataaaatgataatattatacatatatgtGTTTTATGTCTTATGATATTGTTAATGTATCTTAAGATCTCACGTAACtcagtttaagttattagattaaattgattttaactgtaataattatttattaagtaCAATTCTAATTACATCATTTAGTTAATCACCATGCTCAATTCAGGTGTCCCATGCtggaattttcttatttttccggCTAGCCAGAAATTAATGCTTAATTAAGCAATGCACATTTTCATTTTTAGTATGATTCATTTGGCACAATACCAGGCGATCATATTATTAGTGCTCGACATGTTGGGTTTAATTTTGGCGTCACCATTCACTGTTCTTGATGGACTTTAGTGTATCTTGGAGCTTGAGTAACGTAAAAAGAAGTTCAAAAGTCTTGAAAAACTCTCGACTTCAACATCAATTGTTTCGGTCCCAGGCCTTCTCTGAAAGTATCATTTCCTACGCACACCTCTATTCTAGAAACTTGATAGCAGACGTGGTAGCTCTGGAGCAAAGATTACAAGATATTGCGGATTGGGAACATTCaatggtgtatatatatatattgctcaGAGAATATTGTGAGCGCCATGATCTCACTCGCACTACCAAATCTTTGAAAACGAAGCTGCCCTATGCATGGTTTCTTCACCTTTGAGTGAACTCTCTCgctctttttatttctctaatcCTCCATGATCAGGAGTGTGAGACTTCCTGATGCTACTAATCAAAGTCATTAGCATGAATTCAAATTGCAATCATGATGATTTCCATTCGCTCCTCTTCTTTTTGACCAAATTTAGCTTAGAAGTCTtggaatatatatgtataaaatcaTTAACCCTTTTGAATTATGCTAATATTTAGTGTACAAGTCTCAGGATATACATATAAAGATAACCATTAATAGCTCTCCAATTGTAGCTATGCAATCCTGTTCTTATCACGATCTTTCTTTAGACGTCAAGAACTACATATTTTCTAGGTCTATTGCAGTCTTCATACGAAGCCCATAGGTAAAGTGGTAAACAAGAAGGCTTCTACTGCTATCTATCCATTTGAAATCTCTTAACCTCGCCCTCaagatttaatgtttttttttttttataataagacAAGATTACTAACTCCATGAGATTGACTGCCTGCTAAGTGCATGTTCATGTGATATGTTCTATTTCAAGCACAACTAGGGCAAACAATTCAATGGAGGCCATGTACGGCTGCGGACTTTTGCTCGAGATTTACATGTACTTGGACTTCCAGTAGGGCCAAATGGCCCAAAAACTTCcactacaaacaaaaaaaaaaatgtaccaCGATGATTCGGAGCTAGGGTTGTTTATCTTAGAAAAACAACTTGTACTTGACTGAATATGAATACGTACAAGAGCAACTTAATTATTACCATATAttagaaattacaaaatataGTACCTGTAATTATTCTTCCCGTCACATTTATATTTGACAATGATTGACATCAAAGACGCACactcaaaaatcattttgaaaaataaaaataaatcccaAATGATGTATAAATAGATACAATAATAGCCCTAGCTAGCTAGTCgtagaagggaaaaaagaaaaaaaaatcgtacGCTGCTCATTTTTggtaaaataaagagaaaaatatgctGTGCTAATTGATAATACAAGTCCTCGGACTTCATCATTCAACCATAGAAAGTGGTATAGCtcttggattgtttttttagttgtgaCTTTTGTGAACAAACTAATTATTAATACACATCTACATCATCGATGATCTGTTTATGAATTCTCTCACATCAAATACGGCTACATTGACTTTAATCAGTTTCCATTACTATTTTCCACAACCGCTCGAAGTTTAACCTGCTTAAAACTTTATCctgtattttaaaatgttttttataattttttaaaaattattttcaatattaacgtatcaaaacaattcaataatataaaaaaaattaattttaaatgaaaaaaattaaaattgaatgaaaCACCTCTGGAGAGAGAGGCCTCTAAGActcctaattttatttttgttgttgtcttgATTAGTGAAGTTAACGGGTCTGTTAAGTATAGGATGCATTGCAGTCAATCCCTTgttagaaaaggaagaaattaagTCCACCTACTCATTAGAGAAATAGTAGGATTTAGAGTTTTAAAATATCGAATATACtcaactaattatatatatttttatttaatcaaaacaaaattatttaaattagcaTGTTAGTCTTTGTCTTTACACATGTTGTAGATTACTAATACTTTACTCTTCCGTTAAACCGTTTTTCTTGGATTAGATCAACCTATCCATCAAAACGACATCACAAGTCATAGAACTTTTCGTTATATCTTTGAGTGTAGGAAGATGCAAGGAATGGTAACCTAGAAGTTGACCCCCGAAAACAGCATCGTAGAGGCGTCCAGACAAGCTGAACACAGATCAATGTGTCCGTGAATTCTTCATGCTCTGTCTCAGCCGACTACACAGGTACAGCTAGTCTCGACTTGATCACGACCACGGTCATTGAGATGCTCGGACACATCACTCCATGCCGTTCGATTATGTGTCCAATATTTGTTTCTTAAGAAAACTTGCAAGATGAAACTTGCTTGAATTCtaccaattatatatatagagaccCCACATTGATCCTAGCTACAATTCCTATATTTTGTGTCAGCTATAGAAGAATTCCCATCGATCTACGATACTCTTTACTAACTAATAGAATTATTGATAGATAAAtggtttatatatgtttttccaTGTGGTAATTTTGTCTTAATTAGAAAGATGAGTGGAATTGGATTGAATCATGAGATTAAATTACTTCATATGATTGTTTGtagaaattccaaaaaaaaaaaattaacaccaaaacaaaatttttttactcAACTTTTTAGTGGAATCAtatcttgttgtttatcaaagaatcaatttaatcttgaaacttaagttattagatgagatttcaagttatgatataaattattttttaatacatttcttcTAGTGAAAACCCCGTAAACTTGAAATTTGTATAGACctacattaccttgtgcttaatttttatcaaataaataaagatggtgAGATTTAAACTCGTGGCCGCTTGGTTATCAAAATCCTAGtatcatatcaaaaaatcaattcaatccaaacacttaaattattaggtgagaTTTCAAGTTgtgatttatgttattttttaatattgctaAATTACCCAAGgtattgataataataactcTTTAGAAAGAAATGAAGGAATGAAAGGataatgattataataataataataattaattgataaacCATGTTAAAGATCTTACTAGTAAAGGTAAATTCTTTTATCCGACTCCAGAGAGTTCATGATAATATGTAAAGGGATTGCATATCCTGCCATTTTCCTTGGCACAATTAAGCATTATATAAATGCACTTATGCTTAAACAAATGAAAACTCAATATTCAgaagaaatttaattatatcaattaaatatattatatgagccatttttgtttagaaattgtTTTCGGTGTTTAAAACAAATTCTTTTCTGCAATACGAAAGCATAGATGATTATGAGTTTTAAATGATGCATAACATAAACCCAAAGGCATGCACTAGTTAGCTGGATCCTTTAAGAAAATAGATATAACACATgaaaacataaatgaaatatcatcaatattgaTATGAATGCCAATTTATCTATACGGTTTCGTTTAAATGGATCTTCCAAGAAGGGAGAGATGCACTCTTAGAGTTATAAAGCttctttcaagaactttttttcCCAGTAGTGATGGAGGttctgaaatatttaaaccTTAAGATCAGCACTCAGAACAATTTAATCTCTTAAACACGCCATGCAATGTAGAAAAGTGGGCTTTAAACACGCCATTGTCACAAAAGTTTGAGAGAATCGATAATTACAAGCATATATCctgatattttttatcaattaaactaCAAGGGTgtcttcttctaattttatcaattatctGGGATAGGAACGTCCATACATGAGCCTCCATTAATGGCAGTAGTGCGTGCTTCAATATCTACCTCtacataaaaggaaaacatgACTTTTAACAATACTCTGTAAAGCAAGCAACAACCATCAAAGGGTGAGGTTATCCAGGCAAGATTTTGAAAGCTGAAAAACAGGCATGGTTTCGTGGGTTAGATTAGTCGTAGTACCAAGCCTTTTATGTTCCCCAACTACCTGGGGTCCCTCCTTATCATTGAAGGATAGTTGTACGTCATTTATTTGACATAGAAGCTTTTGTCaactctctatctctctctcttaagAAAATTTTTATGAACACAAAATCTCAAGCAGTATCTTCCACTGATAtacatataacaaaaaaaaccattttaaagaGGAACAAGATAGTGATCGACATGGAGTTTTTGCATCCACTTCCTTTAGAGTGGTTGGCTAGGGCAGATCAAAAGGTTTGGTCAATTATCTGatctaaatatatttaagaaacaTTAATTACCAAAGAAAACTGCAGATCAAAAAACTTTTTCTCATGTGTGAACATCACGACTTCTGATCAGTGAAGCTCTACAGATTAATGGGCTGcaacttttatatattatatataacagTTAAGATTGAGGGAGCTGCTGGACGATTTGCTGCTATGATACCAAGTTAAGATTGAGAGATagttttttgtataattgtgaTGGTTGTTAATAAGGAAACCAtccctttgtatttatacttttAGGATTGTATACAATACAATGATGAAATTTACTACACGTAAtaactatttatatataaagtatttacATATATAAGGTCTCTTTCCATATATAAGGTCTCTTTCCTTAATAATAACAAAGTATTTGTTTTCTAGGTTTTCTGTTATTTTCTTCAGACTTCTCTGTCAATTACTTACAAAATACAACACACAAATATGAGAAATGGAGAGCTGAGGATTTTGGtataacatgttttatttatacaaTGTTTTATGTGTATGCTTCTTCTAAGATTCCAAGAGTTTTCtaaaatgagaaagaagagaagttcAAGgcaattattaatttgatgcaTATGTAAAAGATATGTCAACACGTTTCAGGACACAAAGGAAAACATCTTCGCTATTTGATAAGACAAAGCAATGTAGAATCTAGTATTTTAAgtaattattctttaattaatattattatagatgcaagaaataattaattttcatgacCTACCTGCCATGAAGATCACTGGTCATTCATGCAACATTATTGCTAGATGTTAGCTAGCTTTGTGAAAGCTATAGAAACTTGTTTACTGGAGAAAAATGGCAATTAAATCAGATGAGATCTTTCAGTAAAATCAGTCTCTCAATTGCATATAAATGGTGTACACTCCATGATGAAAGCCTCTgcttaaattataaaacatgcatGTAAATCTATCTACCATGATGAGTGCAATGTCCTAAAGTATACATACAGCTACAAACAGTGTATATATGTTGTGTTATTACACAGTGAAGTGGTGGTGAAACTCCAAACCTTTTTCACATATATGAAAATTTAAGCTAATTAAGCAATATCTTGAAACAAAGGGTCTTCAAGGAGGTCATGCCAAACTGAAGGAACTTCTTCTCCATAGCTTGAAGTACTAGAGGCATCTCCCAAGTTGTTGACCATGCTGGATATCTGTGTTACAGGTGGAACTGCAGAAGGAGGAAATGGAGTTGAAGATGAAGGAAACTGAAATGGAGAAATGGGCGAGTTCTCTCCTTGACTAAACACTGTTAACTCAGGAGCTTGAGCCATGCCCTTGGTTGGTGGTGTTTGATAATTGCAAGGGATTTGTAAGTCAGGCAAATGGGAGAAGGGGATTGAATCATTGATCCCTTGAAGAGAGGAAGCCGGTAAATCCAACTGGGATAAACTTGACACTGGGCTATCCTTGAGTGAAGCAAGTGAATTCAAGAGATTAAAGGCTTCGATGTCACAAAGAGTACCGATATTGTTTAGGTTGTTTGAGCTTGTTGCAGTATTAGAAGCTGCAGGAGGTTGAGGTTGAAGGAGATATTGCAAATATTGAAGTTTTGCCATCTGTGCAGCTTCTGTTTGTAGTCTCAGAGCATGTTCTTCCAATGAATGGTGATCTATGAGCTCCTTCAGGTTAGCTAGGGCTATAAGATGAGGTAAGCTTGAGAAGATATCGGTGCGAGGCCTGTGAGTCATGGGATCAAAACCCATTTGAATGAGCTTTTTCTTCAGGTGGGTGTTCCAGAAATTCTTGATTTCATTATCGGTCCGACCCGGTAGGTGGCTTGCAATTGCAGACCATCTTAAAAGCAACAAGTAGAAGAATATGGAAATAAGTACAAACAACATGAATAATCCAGTAAATAAGATGCGGCGAGAAAGAAAGGTGAATGTTTAACTAGTTACTTGTTGCCAAGGACGGAATGGAGATTTAGAAttgtttgttcttcttcttgAGAAAATTTCCCTCTTTTGATATCTGGCCTTAAATAGTTTGTCCACCTTAACCTGCAACTCTTTCCACATCTATTAAGACCTGCAAAAATAAACTCCTTGTTAGAGACAGAGTGAGAGACGGGGATGGAGCTGTGCTATATTTAcagaaagatagaaaaaatacatACCAGAAAGTTTAGGGAGGGCTCTCCAGCTTCCATGGCCATGTTTTTGGATATATTTGACAAGTTTCTGATCTTCTTCAGGGGTCCAGGGACCTTTCTTGAGGCCACTCTCGTCACAGCAAGGAGACCTGCCCATTTTCAAGAGTACAAGACAGTACTGTATCCTATGTTTTTCACCTTAAGATTAGGCTCCCTATGATCCAACCATTAACTGCAGGCTTGCTATTTATATGCGTTCCATGTTTCATGCCACCCTGATACAATAGAGCCCAAAAAAAGCAGGCTGATGTGGTAGCTTCCCATTTGCTAAGCAAAACAACAATGacctttttattcttgaaatgtcAGCTATGCCCTCTCCGTCTCCTCCCTCTAAGGTGATTAATTACTCTTAATTAATCAATcggccataattttttaagcaGCCAACTATTAAAATATGTTTCAGTAATCAAGACAGCTAGCTCGTGGTAGGGCACAATGTTTTTGGATTCCACTATTCCATCCGCGACTGGCCTCAAACCTCAATATCAGCTGAACTTCAGAAGTATATCCCTGGTGCAGATTTTCTATACCTTGGGAGGCATGAAAAAGCCTGTCTTCCATTT
This window contains:
- the LOC133672438 gene encoding protein HEAT STRESS TOLERANT DWD 1-like gives rise to the protein MVRSIKNPKKAKRKSKKGDGSSSSSSIPSMPTKVWQPGVDNLEEGEELECDPTAYNSLHAFHIGWPCLSFDVVRDSLGLLRTDFPHSVYFVAGTQAENPDWNSIGIFKISNVSGKRRELVPSKATAGDSDMDADNSDSDSDEDSEDEEEGGSAAPVLQLRKVAHGGCVNRIRAMIQNPHICASWSDAGYVQIWNFSTHLNALAESETEVPRGGSSVFNQAPLFNFKGHKDEGYAIDWSPRVTGRLVTGDCKSCIHLWEPTSGATWNVDATPFTGHTASVEDIQWSPTEDHVFASCSVDGHIAIWDARLGKSPAISFKAHNADVNVLSWNRLASVMLASGSDDGTFSIRDLRLLSPKSEEDKSLVAHFDYHKRPITSIEWSPHEASTLAVSSSDNQLTIWDLSLEKDEEEEAEFKAKTKEQVNAPADLPPQLLFVHQGQKDLKELHWHAQIPGMIVSTASDGFNILMPSNIQSTLPSEGA
- the LOC133672761 gene encoding transcription factor MYB53 — translated: MGRSPCCDESGLKKGPWTPEEDQKLVKYIQKHGHGSWRALPKLSGLNRCGKSCRLRWTNYLRPDIKRGKFSQEEEQTILNLHSVLGNKWSAIASHLPGRTDNEIKNFWNTHLKKKLIQMGFDPMTHRPRTDIFSSLPHLIALANLKELIDHHSLEEHALRLQTEAAQMAKLQYLQYLLQPQPPAASNTATSSNNLNNIGTLCDIEAFNLLNSLASLKDSPVSSLSQLDLPASSLQGINDSIPFSHLPDLQIPCNYQTPPTKGMAQAPELTVFSQGENSPISPFQFPSSSTPFPPSAVPPVTQISSMVNNLGDASSTSSYGEEVPSVWHDLLEDPLFQDIA